Proteins encoded by one window of Dietzia sp. B32:
- a CDS encoding DUF6157 family protein: protein MHTTHYTDTLILPAPDTRAVTATAPPSGKGSVAELQYERLSGEDYTWTSDDLIFDVHCRRRGVAEADRAAERERFFSKGQPCLRTSPLAKTYGWALHFDSDGRIALLPMGSERVAELEADPTVTVRAAMKSSR from the coding sequence GTGCACACCACCCACTACACCGACACGCTGATCCTGCCCGCCCCCGACACCAGGGCCGTGACGGCGACCGCCCCGCCCTCCGGGAAGGGATCGGTCGCCGAGCTGCAGTACGAACGCCTCTCGGGCGAGGACTACACGTGGACGAGCGACGACCTGATCTTCGACGTGCACTGCCGGCGCCGGGGCGTAGCGGAGGCCGACCGCGCCGCCGAACGCGAACGGTTCTTCTCCAAAGGCCAGCCGTGCCTGCGCACCTCCCCGCTGGCCAAGACCTACGGCTGGGCCCTGCACTTCGACTCCGACGGGCGCATCGCGCTGCTGCCCATGGGCTCCGAGCGCGTGGCCGAACTCGAGGCCGACCCGACGGTGACGGTCAGGGCCGCCATGAAGAGTTCCCGCTAG
- a CDS encoding error-prone DNA polymerase has product MNWYHGPTTWSELERVLSGRPGPRGSENPHPGDGSDAPAWSRKRDEYTPPQRPRARGRVPYAELHSHTAFSFLDGASSPEAMAETAAELGLTALAITDHDGMYGVVRFAEAAAELGLATVFGAELSLPGGEHLLVLARGEEGYRRLSRSIARAHLRGGAKGEPRYEIAELAEAAGGHWYVLTGCRRGRVRRALERGGTGASAFDTAAARTALDQLVELFGRDRVVVELTCHGVPEDTERCDALAGLAAQAGLPVVATTAAHCAGPEEARLASVMAALGARDALEAHAAHLPAAGGAHLRSGEEMAELFERWPDAVAGADRLGRECAFDLQLIAPQLPPFDVPEGYTENTMLAELAYAGAARRYGTREEASEAYAQIDRELQVIAELGFPGYFLVVHDIVEFCHREGILCQGRGSAANSAVCYSLGITNVDPVRAQLLFERFLAPERDGPPDIDVDIESGRREEAIQYVYSRYGRDHAAQVANVITYRGRSAVRDVARALGYSPGQQDAWSKSVDRWSGLKNHEREATEHSVPSDVLALARQLVGLPRHLGIHSGGMVICDRPVADVVPVEWARMPGRTVLQWDKDDCAAVGLVKFDMLGLGMLTALHHAIDLAAEHKDLDVDLAQLDLADPQVYEMLCRGDSVGVFQVESRAQMATLPRLRPRTFYDLVVEVALIRPGPIQGGSVHPYIRRRNGREKVVFDHPALEEVLGRTLGIPLFQEQLMQIATVIAGFTGAEADQLRRAMGAKRSPERMARLKERFFDGMRDLHGIGASPPGTPVTGPEVGERIWEKMCAFANYGFPESHSQSFAAIVYYSAWFKCHHPAIFCAALLRSQPMGFYSPQSLVADARRHGVTVHRPCVNRSIGGATCENEGTEVRLGLESVRAIGEDLATAIADERDTHGPYTSAADLAGRTGLSVRQMEALATAGALDCLGTGGRRSALWSAATAAREKPGMLPGLSQVDAPALPGMSVLELTSADLAATGISPEEYPTVHARPWLDSRGVCTTAGLAHVPDGSRVEVAGAVTHRQRPATAEGVTFLSLEDETGMTNVVCSVGLWARYRPIVSSSPALIVRGTVENRSGAVSVVADKIERLHLGMAIGRSRDFR; this is encoded by the coding sequence GTGAACTGGTACCACGGGCCCACCACGTGGTCGGAACTCGAACGGGTGCTCTCCGGGCGCCCGGGTCCGCGCGGGTCCGAGAACCCGCACCCCGGTGACGGCAGCGACGCACCCGCCTGGTCGCGCAAGCGTGACGAGTACACGCCCCCGCAGCGGCCGCGCGCCCGGGGGCGCGTGCCGTACGCGGAGCTGCACTCCCACACCGCGTTCAGCTTCCTCGACGGCGCCTCCTCGCCCGAGGCCATGGCGGAGACCGCGGCCGAACTGGGTCTCACGGCGCTCGCGATCACCGATCACGACGGGATGTACGGGGTCGTGCGCTTCGCCGAGGCGGCCGCCGAACTGGGGCTGGCCACGGTGTTCGGGGCGGAGCTCTCGCTACCGGGCGGTGAGCACCTCCTGGTCCTGGCCCGAGGGGAGGAGGGATACCGGCGGCTGTCGCGTTCGATCGCCCGTGCCCACCTGCGGGGCGGGGCCAAGGGCGAACCGCGTTACGAGATCGCCGAGCTCGCGGAGGCTGCCGGCGGCCACTGGTACGTGCTCACCGGTTGCCGTCGTGGGCGGGTCCGTCGGGCCCTGGAGCGGGGCGGGACGGGGGCGTCCGCATTCGACACCGCCGCCGCCCGCACGGCACTGGACCAGCTCGTCGAGCTGTTCGGGCGCGACAGGGTCGTCGTGGAACTCACCTGTCACGGGGTGCCCGAGGACACCGAACGGTGCGATGCGTTGGCGGGCCTCGCCGCGCAGGCGGGCCTGCCCGTCGTGGCGACCACCGCCGCCCACTGCGCCGGACCCGAGGAGGCGCGACTGGCCTCGGTCATGGCGGCGCTCGGGGCGCGGGACGCGCTGGAGGCCCATGCAGCGCACCTGCCCGCGGCGGGCGGGGCGCACCTGCGCTCGGGCGAGGAGATGGCGGAGCTGTTCGAGCGGTGGCCCGACGCCGTGGCCGGGGCCGACCGGCTGGGCAGGGAGTGCGCGTTCGACCTCCAACTCATCGCCCCGCAGCTGCCGCCGTTCGATGTCCCGGAGGGGTACACCGAGAACACCATGCTCGCCGAGCTCGCCTACGCGGGTGCCGCCCGGCGCTACGGGACGCGCGAGGAGGCGTCGGAGGCGTACGCACAGATCGACCGCGAGCTGCAGGTGATCGCCGAGCTGGGCTTCCCCGGGTACTTCCTCGTCGTGCACGACATCGTCGAGTTCTGCCACCGCGAGGGCATCCTCTGTCAGGGCCGCGGTTCGGCCGCCAACTCGGCGGTCTGTTACTCGCTGGGGATCACCAACGTCGATCCGGTGCGCGCCCAGCTGCTGTTCGAGCGATTCCTGGCCCCGGAGCGCGACGGCCCGCCGGACATCGACGTGGACATCGAGTCCGGCCGCCGGGAGGAGGCGATCCAGTACGTCTACTCCCGGTACGGGCGGGACCACGCCGCGCAGGTGGCCAACGTCATCACCTACCGCGGCCGCTCGGCCGTGCGGGACGTGGCCCGGGCGCTGGGCTACTCCCCGGGGCAGCAGGACGCGTGGTCCAAGAGCGTCGACCGGTGGTCGGGACTGAAGAACCACGAGCGGGAGGCCACCGAGCACAGCGTCCCGTCCGATGTGCTCGCGCTGGCACGACAACTCGTCGGGTTGCCCCGCCATCTGGGGATCCACTCGGGCGGCATGGTGATCTGCGACCGCCCGGTGGCCGACGTGGTGCCCGTCGAGTGGGCGCGCATGCCGGGGCGGACCGTACTGCAGTGGGACAAGGACGACTGCGCGGCGGTCGGCCTGGTCAAGTTCGACATGCTGGGCCTGGGCATGCTCACCGCATTGCACCACGCCATCGACCTGGCGGCCGAACACAAGGATCTCGACGTGGACCTGGCGCAGCTGGACCTCGCGGATCCGCAGGTCTACGAGATGCTGTGCCGCGGCGACTCGGTGGGTGTGTTCCAGGTGGAGTCCCGGGCGCAGATGGCCACGTTGCCCCGGCTGCGACCGCGGACGTTCTACGACCTGGTGGTGGAGGTGGCGCTCATCCGCCCCGGCCCCATCCAGGGCGGGTCCGTGCACCCCTACATCCGCCGCCGCAACGGCCGGGAAAAGGTGGTGTTCGACCACCCGGCGCTGGAAGAGGTATTGGGTCGAACCCTGGGGATCCCGCTGTTCCAGGAGCAGCTCATGCAGATCGCGACCGTGATCGCGGGCTTCACCGGGGCGGAGGCGGACCAGCTGCGCCGAGCCATGGGGGCCAAGCGGTCACCCGAGCGGATGGCCCGACTGAAGGAGCGGTTCTTCGACGGGATGCGCGACCTGCACGGGATCGGCGCCAGCCCGCCCGGGACGCCGGTCACCGGCCCGGAGGTCGGGGAGCGGATCTGGGAGAAGATGTGCGCGTTCGCCAACTACGGCTTCCCCGAGAGCCACTCCCAGTCCTTCGCCGCGATCGTCTACTACTCCGCGTGGTTCAAGTGCCACCACCCGGCCATCTTCTGCGCGGCGCTGCTGCGCAGCCAACCCATGGGCTTCTACTCGCCCCAGTCCCTCGTCGCGGATGCCCGCAGGCACGGCGTCACGGTGCACCGACCGTGTGTCAACCGTTCGATCGGCGGCGCCACCTGTGAGAACGAGGGCACCGAGGTGCGCCTCGGACTGGAGTCGGTCCGGGCGATCGGCGAGGACCTGGCCACGGCGATCGCTGACGAACGCGATACCCACGGCCCCTACACCTCCGCCGCCGACCTCGCCGGGCGCACCGGCCTGTCCGTCCGGCAGATGGAGGCACTCGCCACGGCCGGGGCGCTCGACTGCCTCGGCACGGGTGGCCGTCGGTCGGCCTTGTGGTCGGCGGCCACCGCGGCCCGCGAGAAGCCCGGCATGCTGCCCGGGCTCAGCCAGGTCGACGCCCCGGCCCTGCCCGGCATGAGCGTCCTGGAACTCACCTCCGCGGACCTGGCCGCCACCGGGATCAGTCCGGAGGAGTACCCGACCGTCCACGCCCGACCGTGGCTCGACTCACGTGGCGTGTGCACCACGGCCGGGCTCGCCCATGTCCCCGACGGCAGCCGCGTCGAGGTCGCCGGAGCCGTCACCCACCGGCAACGGCCCGCCACCGCGGAGGGCGTGACTTTCCTCAGCCTCGAGGACGAGACGGGAATGACGAACGTCGTGTGCTCGGTGGGCCTGTGGGCGCGTTACCGGCCGATCGTCTCCTCCTCCCCGGCGCTCATCGTCCGCGGCACGGTGGAGAACCGCTCGGGTGCGGTCAGCGTGGTGGCGGACAAGATCGAACGCCTGCACCTGGGCATGGCCATCGGTCGCAGTCGGGACTTCCGATGA
- a CDS encoding sucrase ferredoxin produces MSVTDPTPLTSWCSLQSADEPPAGTAAHEESWVLLEVPARWGRDIFDGEALGEELSEQLKDHVTACGARMLFIRRPGREGQRIDRHRFYLCDTRPGRRSIRVGRVDRPADMLGLDLSPGGHVEGVREVAAPVPLVCTHAKRDQCCAVRGRPVVADLEDRVGARLSALDPDAAVWECSHTGGHRFAPVLLLPGTGYTYGPAESDLAARIVEAELEGRVVTEHLRGRSTWPPAGQVAEVAVRDSGVEAGIDDLVVDIDPDDPLVAVVRHTDGRAWRVQAARHPLPPRPQSCRKPAGEASAWVVESLTLL; encoded by the coding sequence GTGTCAGTCACCGATCCCACCCCACTCACTTCTTGGTGCTCCCTCCAGTCGGCCGATGAGCCGCCGGCCGGGACCGCGGCCCACGAGGAATCGTGGGTCCTGCTGGAGGTTCCCGCGCGCTGGGGACGCGACATCTTCGACGGCGAGGCGCTGGGCGAGGAATTGTCCGAGCAACTCAAGGACCACGTCACGGCCTGCGGGGCCCGGATGCTCTTCATCCGACGCCCCGGCCGAGAGGGCCAACGCATCGACCGCCACCGCTTCTACCTGTGCGACACCAGGCCCGGCCGGCGGAGCATCCGGGTCGGTCGCGTCGACCGCCCCGCGGACATGCTCGGCCTGGACCTCTCGCCCGGCGGGCACGTGGAGGGCGTCCGCGAGGTCGCGGCGCCGGTGCCGCTGGTGTGTACCCACGCCAAGCGTGACCAGTGCTGTGCGGTCCGGGGGCGTCCGGTCGTGGCCGACTTGGAGGACCGGGTCGGAGCCCGCCTGTCCGCGCTCGACCCGGACGCCGCGGTGTGGGAGTGCTCCCACACCGGCGGTCACCGCTTCGCCCCGGTCCTGTTGCTGCCCGGCACCGGCTACACCTACGGGCCGGCGGAGTCGGACCTCGCGGCCCGCATCGTCGAGGCCGAGCTGGAGGGGCGGGTCGTCACCGAGCACCTGCGGGGTCGCAGCACGTGGCCACCGGCCGGGCAGGTGGCGGAGGTCGCCGTCCGCGACTCGGGCGTGGAGGCGGGGATCGACGATCTCGTCGTCGACATCGATCCGGATGACCCGCTCGTGGCCGTCGTCCGACACACCGACGGGCGCGCCTGGCGCGTCCAGGCGGCCAGACACCCGCTACCGCCACGCCCGCAGAGCTGCCGTAAGCCCGCCGGCGAGGCCTCGGCGTGGGTCGTGGAGTCCCTCACCCTGCTCTGA
- a CDS encoding GDSL-type esterase/lipase family protein, translating into MSELRDLPVCIIGDSFVAGYGDDTGRGWTAHLVEAGPGAGLHILAAVAGIGGDTSEMILARWDEVDRRRAAFPTTAVIAEFGVNDVMEHGGGLRVGEAGTAAALRGMIDRAPEGRFLVVGPPPVVWDEVNERIAARAEVMAQVCDEAGVPFVPTFDVLVAGGAWMREVAAGDGAHPGPGGYEQFAQVISGPVLEWLRLLPDVEPGY; encoded by the coding sequence GTGAGCGAACTGCGTGACCTGCCCGTCTGCATCATCGGCGATTCGTTCGTGGCAGGTTACGGCGATGACACGGGTCGCGGCTGGACCGCGCACCTGGTCGAGGCGGGTCCAGGGGCCGGGCTGCACATCCTCGCCGCGGTCGCCGGGATCGGCGGTGACACCTCCGAGATGATCCTGGCCCGCTGGGACGAGGTCGACCGTCGGCGGGCGGCCTTCCCCACCACCGCGGTGATCGCCGAGTTCGGCGTCAACGACGTCATGGAGCACGGGGGCGGGTTGCGCGTCGGGGAGGCGGGCACCGCCGCGGCGCTGCGCGGGATGATCGACCGGGCCCCCGAGGGGCGGTTCCTCGTGGTGGGGCCGCCGCCGGTCGTGTGGGATGAGGTCAACGAGCGGATCGCCGCCCGGGCCGAGGTCATGGCGCAGGTGTGCGACGAGGCCGGGGTGCCGTTCGTGCCGACCTTCGACGTGCTGGTGGCGGGTGGGGCGTGGATGCGCGAGGTCGCCGCGGGCGACGGCGCCCACCCCGGGCCCGGCGGGTACGAACAGTTCGCGCAGGTGATCTCCGGTCCGGTCCTGGAGTGGTTACGCCTCCTCCCGGACGTCGAGCCGGGCTACTAG
- a CDS encoding DNA polymerase Y family protein, whose product MSARVMAVWCPDWPTVAAARAEGHGLHLPLAVVGPRGVLACNAVARAVGVRRGLRRREAQFRCPELVVVEADPARDAAWFEPVVQALDAVVPGIEVLRPGLFVFSAAGALRFHGGVEEVVTRVVDAVAAAGAECQVGLADELPTAVLGARGSALLEPGGDAGYLAGLPVDALVVEPALGEPEVLSELVGLLHRLGVRTLGDFAALPPRDVATRFGEAGAVAHRIARAVPWRPPSVSAVPTGSAVEHRCDPPLERVDEAAFLGRRLAGELHAVLAAAGVSCLRLSITARVEGGAEVNRVWRCSSPLTPEGTADRLRWQLEGWLTGTAIAGGAGGAVTALVLEPVEVVPAGRVQEGLWGEAGLAEARVHRALVRVQGLLGPEAVRVPVEVGGRGPTDRVRSLPYGDAPAEPAARGPWPGALPAPSPSVVWPGPGYRLEIRESVDPGAAVVARVSLTGGVVLRSAAGEAVGVTLRGLLGGRPAVIEVGGRRCALLGWSRPWPIDEAWWEPTPDGAPRRPRARMQVVPERAAALLLCGVLGDEQGRWIVEGVYE is encoded by the coding sequence ATGAGCGCCCGGGTCATGGCGGTGTGGTGCCCGGACTGGCCGACGGTCGCGGCGGCCCGGGCCGAGGGGCACGGGCTGCATCTGCCGTTGGCGGTCGTCGGGCCCCGTGGGGTGCTGGCGTGCAACGCCGTCGCCCGGGCGGTCGGGGTGCGCCGCGGGCTGCGTCGGCGCGAAGCGCAGTTCCGCTGCCCCGAACTCGTGGTGGTCGAGGCCGATCCGGCCCGGGACGCCGCGTGGTTCGAGCCCGTGGTGCAGGCGCTCGACGCCGTGGTCCCGGGCATCGAGGTCCTGCGTCCCGGACTGTTCGTGTTCTCCGCAGCCGGGGCCCTGCGCTTCCACGGTGGGGTCGAGGAGGTCGTCACCCGGGTCGTGGACGCGGTGGCGGCCGCCGGTGCGGAGTGTCAGGTGGGGCTCGCGGACGAGTTGCCCACGGCGGTGCTCGGCGCCCGCGGGTCGGCACTGCTCGAGCCGGGCGGGGATGCGGGTTACCTGGCCGGGCTGCCCGTGGACGCGCTCGTGGTGGAACCCGCGTTGGGTGAGCCCGAGGTGCTGTCCGAGCTGGTCGGGTTGCTGCACCGCCTCGGGGTCCGCACGCTCGGTGACTTCGCCGCGCTCCCGCCGCGGGACGTGGCCACCCGCTTCGGGGAGGCCGGTGCGGTGGCGCACCGCATCGCCCGCGCCGTCCCGTGGCGGCCTCCCTCGGTGTCCGCGGTGCCCACGGGCTCGGCGGTCGAGCACCGGTGCGATCCGCCCCTGGAGCGGGTCGACGAGGCCGCCTTCCTCGGCCGTCGGCTGGCGGGGGAGCTGCACGCCGTGCTCGCCGCCGCCGGGGTCTCGTGCCTGCGGTTGTCCATCACCGCCCGGGTCGAGGGCGGGGCGGAGGTCAACCGGGTGTGGCGGTGCTCGTCGCCGCTGACCCCGGAGGGCACCGCTGACCGGCTCCGCTGGCAGCTCGAGGGCTGGCTCACCGGCACCGCGATCGCCGGCGGGGCAGGGGGAGCGGTCACCGCCCTGGTGCTGGAGCCTGTGGAGGTCGTCCCCGCGGGCCGTGTCCAGGAGGGGTTGTGGGGTGAGGCCGGGCTCGCGGAGGCCCGCGTCCACCGTGCGCTCGTCCGGGTCCAGGGACTGCTCGGACCCGAGGCGGTCCGTGTCCCCGTGGAGGTGGGCGGCCGCGGCCCGACCGACCGCGTCCGGTCCCTGCCGTACGGCGACGCCCCGGCAGAGCCCGCCGCCCGCGGTCCGTGGCCGGGAGCGCTGCCCGCGCCCTCGCCGTCGGTGGTGTGGCCGGGCCCGGGCTATCGGTTGGAGATCCGCGAGAGCGTCGACCCCGGGGCCGCGGTGGTGGCACGGGTGTCTCTCACCGGGGGCGTCGTACTGCGGAGCGCGGCAGGGGAGGCCGTCGGGGTGACCCTGCGGGGCCTGCTCGGTGGCCGGCCCGCCGTCATCGAGGTGGGCGGCCGTCGGTGTGCGTTGCTCGGCTGGTCACGGCCGTGGCCCATCGACGAGGCCTGGTGGGAGCCCACGCCCGACGGCGCGCCCCGCAGACCTCGGGCCCGCATGCAGGTCGTCCCCGAGCGCGCGGCCGCATTGTTGCTCTGCGGCGTGCTCGGGGACGAGCAGGGCCGCTGGATCGTCGAAGGAGTCTACGAATGA
- a CDS encoding L-lactate dehydrogenase — protein MRASVGNRIVLIGAGDVGIAYAYALVNQGLADHLAIIDIDHDKLVGEVMDLNHGVVWAPSPTLVTEGTYADCTDATMVVVCAGAAQRPGETRLDLVGRNMALFERIVGDIMTTGFDGILLVATNPVDILAQASWRYSGLPSAQVIGSGTILDSARFRFMLGQYYDVAPMSVHASIIGEHGDTELPVFSSANVSGVPLRGDLEGDPATRERLTQIFDETRDAAYRIIDSKGSTSYGIGMGLARITRAVVRNEQVSLPVSTLLRGEYDQDGIYIGVPAVIGRTGVQRVVELELDTTEREQFARSASALRAVSEQFEILR, from the coding sequence ATGAGAGCCTCCGTCGGGAACCGCATCGTGCTCATCGGCGCCGGGGACGTGGGCATCGCCTACGCCTATGCGCTCGTCAACCAGGGGCTGGCCGACCACCTGGCCATCATCGACATCGACCACGACAAACTCGTCGGCGAGGTCATGGACCTCAACCACGGGGTCGTGTGGGCGCCCTCCCCCACCCTCGTCACCGAGGGCACCTACGCCGACTGCACCGACGCCACCATGGTGGTCGTCTGCGCCGGCGCAGCCCAGCGACCCGGCGAGACGCGTCTCGATCTGGTGGGCAGGAACATGGCGCTGTTCGAGAGGATCGTCGGCGACATCATGACGACGGGTTTCGACGGCATCCTGCTGGTGGCGACCAACCCCGTCGACATCCTCGCCCAGGCCTCGTGGCGCTACTCCGGGCTACCGTCCGCGCAGGTCATCGGCTCCGGCACGATCCTCGACTCGGCACGCTTCCGGTTCATGTTGGGCCAGTACTACGACGTGGCCCCGATGAGCGTGCACGCCTCCATCATCGGGGAACACGGGGACACCGAACTGCCGGTCTTCTCCTCCGCCAACGTCTCCGGGGTGCCGCTACGGGGCGACCTGGAGGGCGACCCCGCCACACGGGAACGGCTCACGCAGATCTTCGACGAGACCCGGGACGCCGCCTACCGGATCATCGACTCCAAGGGGTCGACCAGCTACGGCATCGGGATGGGCCTGGCCCGCATCACCCGGGCCGTGGTGCGCAACGAACAGGTCTCGCTGCCGGTCTCAACCCTGCTGCGGGGCGAGTACGACCAGGACGGGATCTACATCGGGGTGCCCGCGGTGATCGGGCGGACCGGCGTCCAGCGGGTGGTGGAGCTGGAGCTCGACACCACCGAACGCGAACAGTTCGCCCGCAGCGCGAGCGCGCTGCGGGCGGTGTCCGAACAGTTCGAGATCCTGCGCTGA